The following nucleotide sequence is from Vicia villosa cultivar HV-30 ecotype Madison, WI unplaced genomic scaffold, Vvil1.0 ctg.000218F_1_1, whole genome shotgun sequence.
CATTTTATCATTTTATCTAACACTTTGATTATCATAATGAATCTTTATCCCATGAAttaatttttatcgtatgaattGTGTTATTTCCTTTTCATTATATTCTCTAGATTATTCTaccttttcttctttttaatGAAGACAAAAGAGGGAGAAATTGTAGAGTATTATTGTTTTGTTCATAATATTTTTAGAAAACACAAGAAAGTCTTAAATTGTAAAAGACAAATGGAGAGATACATGATAGAGGGAGTTTCTAGTTTCTACACAAATTGTAAGATTCAAAAATATTGAAGCAACTCATTGTTGAACTAGAAATTTCAAAGagtgtttgtcatcatcaaaaagggtgaGATTGTGAGGATGAGCCTCATCTTGATCTTGCCTAGGGTTTTGATGAAGATAATACATCAACAAAAGAAGAACAAGATAAAGTCAACATTGACAACAAATAAAGCAAAAGATGAAGGCATTGatcaatcaagaagcaaatggaAAGTAAATTAGGTTGAATTTATTGATCTTTAAAACATCACGATTCATCTATTATATCACTTAAAAGCTCGGAAAATATCATTCAAAGttaatctaaaatatttttaaagattgTGCATAAAAATCATTGAAATTATGCCTTAAAATGTTGTTCTTTTTTTGCTGAAAGTGAAGTTGCAATCAATGACAACATATCTGTAATCAATTACAGGTTGACTCATTTCAAAAAATTTGAATGTTGGAAAGCTATAATCGACTACTACATACTTGTAATCGATTACAAACTCTAAAGTAGTGCTACTTTTCATAAAACAGAATCATTGTTATGAATGGCAAAATTGAAAGTTCAAGAACACGcaagaaatgggggtttgaatttTGTTGCACTGAATAAAATCTTCTCCTTTTTTTGCAACTCAAAACACAAGgttaacaagtgaataaaaaatagatgaacacaaatatttttatcctagtttacTGTTAATGAAGTTACTCCAGCCCACTCGTCAAGGTAATTTTGTcttctcaataaggacttaatccagTATAACCAAACCGATTACAAACAACCACATTGACTGCATCCAATGCCTTCTTGAGACTCCTGACTAGCACCTAGTCTTCTCAAGGAAACAACCATAATAAGCTTCCGATCAACCTTGCTGACAACCCCAACAAGTTCAGCTAATCCTTATCGTGAAACCACTATGAGCACAACCACAATCTTCTCAAGGCTTCTGACTAGCACCTAGTCCCCCAAGGAAAACAATCAACCAAGTTAATTATAAGTGTGCATTACAAAGATGCTTCTAATAAGAAtattacacaatgtttaagtacaGCAACACAAAAGTGTTGCTAAGCAAGATACGAACAAAAGCTCCTTGCTACAATACAAAACTATACCAAGATTTCTCTAACAAAATTTGTGCAGCGTtttggtgtagttttgtagaactgACTCGTTGATTTTAAATTCTTCCAATGACTTCCTCTATAGAGAAGGATAGATCCGTTGGAGGGTAGAATAGAAAATGCAAAGTAGAGCTGTAAAGTCCCCAACAGTCATGGTAGGAATGGTAGATAACAAGTATATGTTGGATTGTCCTTACGCCACCCTATAAGAGTAGAGGTCACAGTTTACGTTAGGACTTTTATGCTCACCATCACTCGCAAGTAATTCTTGATCTTATAAGTCTTTAGAGGCTTCTGATTGtatgttgattgaagcatgttgtagATGATCATAACTTGAATCTTCAGCACATAAGTATTTGAGTCTTCAGAGCTCGTTCAACAAAACCttatcttcagagtcttcagcactttgTCTTCAGAAGCGatgtctttagatcttcagaacctATATAACAGAACCTCATCTTCAGCATCTTCAGAACATAGGACACATAAGTAAAGCTTTAGAAGGTCTCAAAAGCTTCCTTACAAAGTCACGACCATAAGTTCTTGTACTAACGTTTCTTGGAACCGTTGCATAAGTAGCATTCTAGAATCTTGACTTTAATTGTAATACACCACTAGTATTCTTCTAGAGTATTGACTTCAGAACCTGATGACGTCACACGCCTTCTTACCATAGTCAGTACCTGCAAGGCAAAAGCCACACACTAGAAATAAAATCGTTAATGTATATAATTGTTCcttaagataacatgtaaattCATCATCAAAATCTAAGGCCATATGCAGaaccaatcttgttcttacaaaaATTTCATAAAACCTTTTCAAAGATATGCAATCATTCATAGAGGTTTTTAGAGGTGTATATAAATCACTGTACACTAGAAAACAAATTAAGAACTTTCACATTCTCATTTACATAATTCAAATATCATTTTCAAATATCATTCATTTTTAAAATGGTTTAAAACTTTGTAAACTTTCATAAACCAGAAAAGtatcaaaattaaaacacattttaagCATTAAGTGGTATACATTTGAACTATATTATTGATAAGAATCAACAATCAAAGTTTGAATGTGATTATTGTATAACCAACATAAGTTTTTCATTTCTCAACAAAGTTAGTGTGACTTGTTTCACCATAGTGTTTGGTGAAGATCATAATAGTCTTTGGTGACTGTGAAAAAATTTCTTTGAGTCGAGGTGATTCAAAGTCCACCATAGGGTTTGGTGTTTGTTTAATAAACAAGGAAGTGACGTGCTTTCATGGTTGAGTGATAGGTGTTCATTAGAGTGCTTAGTGTGAGACTTGTAAAGAGCATTTGATTATAGTGGAAAATCCTCTAAGGGAATAGTAAAATTAGATGTGCCCACAAATTGTTAAGGGAAACTAGTATAAATCTTTGTGTGTTTTTTACTTTATGCACTTTAAATTATGCACTTTACATTCTTCCTAAAGTAACATTCATATCATTGCTTCCGGATAATTTAACAAGCTGATAAAATTAGCGCTAAAACGAGAAAATTTCAATAATCCTAATTCACTCTCCCTCTTAGATTGCATCTCATAGTTAATACAGAGAATCTAGGAAGGCTCATATACTAGCGTAAGGCGACATCCTTCAACATGCTCTTCATTAGCTTGCATTTCAACGAGTGAGTAGCTTCAATGATGTCCATCCGAGTGTTGACCATTATGATATGCTCCTGAGGATCGCTCTTCCCCGTCAAAGGTGGCCAATGGAGGTGGCTTGAAATTATCTAGGGCTTGATCATCCCAAATTTCCATTGTCACCGGTTGATGATCGATCAAATCTTTTAAGTCTTCGTTCTTTGGTGGAGACTGGTGTTGATTGTACTACAAGGCATGCACGCTGCCTTGCAACAATTCGTTATGGTGGCACATGTCTTCCACAGTCTGTGATCCTTGATTGCTACTGCTTGCTCTCATCATATGGGAAGGACGAGATCGATGGTTTGAAATGTTGCTATGTGGCTCAGATAAGTTTTAGTAGAGCCTCACGGTGACCGCCATATGTTCATGGAAGAACACCGAGCGATAACTTCTCTGATGTAAGTCAAAAAGAGTCACAATAGGTAAGTACTCCTTAGAAAATCGAGCATGCCTTTTCCTTGCTGTCGTGACCCCATTTTGTATTGATTCTTCGTTATTTGGATTCGAGACAAGGAATTTGAATGCCATTAATTTACATAATGACCATTCATAGTCGTGCTTGGTCTGACCAATAACCACATCCCAATCTGCTTTTGAGATATCTACATCATCAACCATACCCCGGTCCACCTTCATTTTTCGAGATGTACACCGTCTTTCAAACATGAGACTCCGATGGGCGAGAAGCTTAAGGGAGAATCTACCCGAATACTTCAAATCTTCAACTATGTTTTTCCGACTTTTTGACCATTGCAATTTTCCGAGATGTACACACTACACACATGAAATTCAATATTACAAGGTCACCCTTGTAACGCCGCGGGTCCCGGTACTAGTGTACTAGTTTTAGACAAAAAGTAGTGATTAGTGAAACCCAACTCCCCAAACAAACTAGTCCACGTTAATGGAAAGTCGAAACCATGCGATGCGTTCATCTCTATCAAATCACATCATGTAAATTCCGAATCAGAGGAACTAAACTGAGAAGAAAGACGAAATAGAACACACACACACTCACTCCCTCACTCACTCACTAGGGTTTATTCACCCATGGCGCTaaccttcttcttcctcttcttcttctctcacCTTCTCTCTTCCAACTCTGGTTTGTTTCTACCCATCATCTCACACGTTTGACTTCAATTTTGGATTCACACTCATTTCTCACCTCTTGCGTTTCACAGGACAATCCGCCCCCATGGAATCGGTTCCCGATCTTCAGAACACCATGTACACGGACGTCGATGGATTTCCTTGTGTCCGGTTGCTGAGTCTCTCTGGAACCATCGGTTGTTCAAGTGAGTCTCGATTATCACGATTCATTGTGTTTTTAGGGTTTAATCGAAATTTCAAGTGTTGTTTACGATTTTAAGCTGGTTGATTATAATTTCTTAGATCCTGGACGAGATAAGGTTGTTGCTCCAATTGTAAGGTTTGAAGATGTTGATCATGTATCAGAGTTATCTTCTATATTGGTGTCATTCGATGAGTTTCCTGCTTTCTTTGCCAGGTATCATATTTCAGCATTTATGTTTATTGAATTGCTAAATTTTATTGCATCTTAGTTATATTTAGAGTTATTAGGAGCCTTTATGTTTGCATTTCAGTTGAAAAGCTATAAATGTAGGGTTCTAGAGTtcttttatgataaaatattgaTTTGTAGTTTGTACCAAAACGTATGTATAGTAGAAATGTGAATGTAAACATGAATTAGTCCTTGTTTAGTGGCATGAATCATGATAGTTAATGCTTGCATGCTCACTTGtgatttgtgattttttatttaaaactttcCCGAATGTGATTTTTCCCTTTCAGATTATCAGATGATCCAAGCTTTGCAAGCAAAGTTGGTGGTGTACTAGTTGAACCAGTTATTGATTCACAAAAGAAGTTAAATGGTAGTAAATACTATTGGTTTTCTTTAAACATAGATAGAGTAGTATTTTCTTTTAAAGCTGCTCCCGTAATAACATTTCTTTGGTCATATGTAGGATTTTCTCCTGATAAAAAGTTTCCGCAAGCTGAGTTTGCTCCTTACCATAATATCAGCTATGAATGGAATCCAATTGTACGATATGGAATTACATTTTTTTCTAGTTCATGGGGATATTTATATCTCATGTCAACATAATTTATttgtccttttctttttctttgattgttcctgccaattattttccaattctgGTTCAATTATTTCCAATAGAAGGGAGTTAATAATTAATAGATGCTTTCTGGTTTCTATGAAGTTCTTTATTTTTGTGGATGTACATTATATCATTGTTGGTATTCAGTGACAAGGTGGTAGGATAAGAAAGACAATTATCTTTTGGATATAATTCAATATTAGTCTTGAGAGTTGAGACAACACAATCAAATCAATaacttagaataattaatttatttgtgtTCTCTTTTTGGTTCAACATCTACAGGGTTCCGATATTATGTGGAAATCCTACAATTTTCCTGTGTTTTTACTCACAGAAAGTGGCGCAAAGATTCTTCAAGAGGTATCGCATAGTATGAGAGTATTgtcgtgttttttttttattaaacttgcaagCAACACAAGATATTAGTGATGGACTTTTGTTTAAGTAGAAAGGGTGCAAGTTAAGAAGAAGGCACACTAGTTCTATTTTAATGGTGAAAATTAGAGATCATAACATATCACAATTCACAAATCATAAGATTTGTATCTTAGGTAAGGTGATCATGCAAAATGATGGGGAAATAgagataaaaatttaaaaatataggtTCTAAGTGGGATAGATGCAACGAAGGAGTGCTTTGCATGTTATTTGATATTGAAAAGTTCCACTCAGGGATGGTTTAGTGGGAAAGATAATTGTTGgtttacttttatattttattattgttagATATTTTTTATTGGCTAGCCTACACAATATACATATTTCAGCAAAAGGAGAACCGTTTCTAACCTAGAGATGAAAGTTGGAGACTATACCATCTCACAAGTCACGAGTTTAAATATCTAGGGTCCGTAATACAAAACGATGGAGAAACAGAAGGAGATGTAAACCATCGAATTCAAGCTCTGTGAGTGAAATGGAGGAGGGCCTCAGGGGTTTTATGTCACACAAATTCCGCTCAAGCTAAAGGGGAAATTTTTCGGACAATGGTAAGACCCGCGATGTTGTACGAGACAAAATGTTGGGTGATTAAGAATCAACACAAAATTAAAGTAAGTGTAGCAGAGATGAGGATggtatgttatatgtgtggtaATACTAGACAGGATAAGATTAAAAGTTGCAATATTAGAGAGAGTATTGGGGTAACACCTATAGTAGAAAAAATGGTTGAAAATAGACTTAAGTGGTTTGGGCATGTAGAGGAAAGACTTGTAGATTCTGTTgtaaggagagtagatcagaATAAGATAGAGAGGAGTCGAACAACTAGTGgtagaggaagacctagaaaaactataagagaaactATTAAGAAAAGTTTCGAGATTAGCGATTTGGATAAAAACATGGTCTTAGATAGAACATTATGAAATAATTTTATCCATCTAGCCGACCCCATTTAGTGAGATAAGActtgtttgttgtttttatttactttataATGCCCTGATATGAATCTTATGAATCTTATTGTTTATATGATGATATGAATCTTATTGTTTATATGAACATCAGGAAAATTTATTCTCTATATCTTGTTTGTACAGTTTGTATTAAAGAGTAAGGACAAAAAGGAAGCTTATACTGCTAATGTGGCCGAGTTTGATCTTGTGATGCAGGTAGGACCCAAGTTATTGTTTAGAATTGTTATTTTCTGGCATATGAAGAAAAATGTTTCATTATTTGCTTGTTTCTTTTTTGATTATCTTGGATTAGACAATGAAATCTGGAACACATGATTCAGAGTCTTGTTTAAAAGAAGGAACTTGTCTCCCTTTAGGTGGATACAGGTGAAGTTTCCTAGATTCTACTCTCTAAAATCTGCAAATATTTATGGATGTGACTTTTTTATTTGGTGGGAATAAATGTGGGGTCAAGGGTGGCTGCCCCCAGTTTAGAGTAGGTCTCCAGGTTTTTTATTGTAAATATGATTTGTATGTGCGGGATTATGAGTTATGACATGTAATTCTTGAATGACATTTGTAGTTGTAAATCGCATGTTGCTGCAAAACTAGATACAAGTCAATAACAAAAGATAGTGAACATGCATAAAAATTTCAGATTCCTCCCACAAAATCTGAGTATCAAGACCAATCCTTTTGTGTATATATAgaataaattgcatatataacaATAAAATACAGTCAGCTTCTAGATTATATTTACCTTAAGGAATGTGTGTTTATATGCCGGGGAAAACACAAGGGCAATTATCCATATGATGAAGCATCACATGGGTTTGCATAGTAGAAATGGGTTGTCCTGGATCTAGATTAAGAATATATTAATATCACCCGCATCTTATTTTGCAGAGAAATTTAAAATCTTAGCATTGTTATGGTTGATGTTAACTCTGTATGTTTCATATGGAAGACAGTGTTTGGTCGTCACTTCCACCAATCAATGTTTCATCCTTAAAACCGCCTAAGCCCATTATATTGACAGTAGCCTCTATGGATTCTGCTTCCTTTTTCCGGGACAAAAGCCTTGGTGCAGATTCCCCTATTTCTGTAAGTGCAACTGCATTTACTGTAGTATGTTGAATAATTTTTTGGGCCAAATTAAGTGTTCATTTATAATGTCTGTTCCAGGATCAAAACATGGTCTAATACATCGACTACTTTACAGGGCTTAATTGCATTACTGGCAGCTGCTGATGCACTTTCTCGTTTGGATGGTCTTGGTGGCCTTAGTAAACAGGTGTGTACAAAATAATCAATGGAGCTTTAAGGTTTCAGTTTTTGGACTGTTCATAATTAATAGGTTTTAGACTACTAGTAATAGGAACTAGGAAGCGGCTTGATAAGGCTCTAATGGTCTGGCTGTGCAGGCCAGTTCCTGCTTCAGGAGAGGGAGTAACTTGTATACAGCAAATTGGAGGGGAGTTAGTTAGTAGAGAGAGTAATTATATTTCAGATATGTTTATATAGGGAAATTTGGAGGGAAAAGGGGTTATGGGAATTCCATATCAGTTGTTCAGCTTATAGGTTGGGGCCAAAGGTGTTCACTAAGGCCGGGAGAATCTACTCTTACATTTTATAAATTGTTCCAGTTTTCACTCTGGCAATGGTGTTTGGTGGAAACTGTTACTATCAAATACCAATAGCTTAATTTTGTTAATGCTCGCAAAGCTTTGAGTTATATAAGTTTCCTGGCGTCTTTCTAGTTTTATTTACCTTGAAAGAAGATCTCTTTGTGGGGAAAAGTATCCTGATTGGTCAATGTTTCTTAATAATTGGTATCTTCGTGAGGCTTGTGAGATAATTTTTCTGCCATTCTTTCCTGTTTCTTTGTGATGGGATTGCGATTACATTTTGTTATTTGGAATGCAATAATTGCACCATTGGCAGGAAACCTGATGCACTCCCCCTTTTTCGTTGCTGCACAGCGAACTTCTGGGGTTTCTTCTCCGTCCTTTCTTGTGGGTTTCATTTTTAGAAGAGCccaaatatattgtttatcattatTATAATATGTACTCATGTTACAGTTTCTATTATATGGTGCTTAATGCTTTCAAACCACAGTTAGTTTTTCCCTTGGATTAATTGATGCATGTTTCTCTTACTCAGTATATTTTCTTATGCAATAACTATCAGGGTTGCTTTTTTAAAACCTTTGTGTAGGAGGCATTTGGATAAGCTTTTAAATTAAAGAAGACAGGAAAAAACTTATGATATATGCATGTAACTTTTATTCAAAAGCTACTTTTCCTAGCTTTTTAGAGAAGCACAAAAAAAATTggcttttttctctttttaattcttttatgaTTATGATAAACAAATTTAAACATTTTTTTCCCTTAAAGaaaatgttattttaaaaaatgaacaaGTGGAGTTATAATACTCAAGAACCAAGTAGTTTACCGACATGTTAATGGTTCTCTGAACTTTATTGCTGATAGTTTCATAAACTCAATGCAGCTTGTTTTTGTAGTTTTCACTGGAGAAGCATGGGGTTATCTCGGAAGCAGAAGATTTTTAGTAGAACTTGACGAGCACTCAGATGCTGTTCATGGCCTTAATCACTCATTAATTGAAAAGGTACTCTGTAGTAAATATGACCACTCTAGTTTGTTGGTTGACCTAATGCACACTGTTTAAGTTTATGACCACTCTAGAATTACTTTATTTGCTAACAACCTAACTTATACTTTTGTGGTGGGTGGGGTGTTTCACAGGTCTTTGAAATTGGTTCTGTTGGAAAGGGTCTCAATCAAGGTGCTAAAAACTACTTTGCTCATGCAGAGGGGGTGAGATGATTGATCTGACAAATATGTGCACAGCAATGCCCTTTTGCAATTTTAATTGGATATAATGTATTTCGTTATATAATTTGTGTCTGCACACTGCACCATCAGAATTAGAGTATTGTGCCAATCCTGCTTTTGTCTTACACAACTTCATTGCAGGATTCTTCTGCCACAAATCAGATAATGGCTGCCCTGAAACATGCGCAAGAGTCGCTACCGTCTGAAGATATAAATATTGCATCTGCAAGTGTCTCCAATCCTGGGATACCTCCATCATCTTTAATGACCTTTTTGAATAAGGTTCTGGATAATGCACTTTTCACCCCATTCCCTATAATGTTATTACTATGAAAGGAGCTGGCTATGGAGCACAGCAGTGCTTAGTGCTTACTAGTTACTAGAATATACACAATTTAAAAGTAATAGTGGTTTCTTCAAAAACAACGTCTTAAACATCAGACTTCATAAAGTTCAATAGTGAAGTCCTTATTGAAGGGAAGGGTGTGTGGTGAAGTCCTTCATCGCACTAGCATActtaaaaatccaaataaaaagcAGCTACAGAAGCTGCATAACATATGCATTTGGCCGAATTATTAACGTGCCACATTGAATCATATTATTTATATCAACTAGTATgggaatattagagagtgttggggtagcacctatagtagaaaagatggtggaaaataggCTTAGGTGGTTTTGGCATCTAGCGAAAAGATCTGTAGATTATGATGTAAGGAGAGTGGATCAGCTGGAGAGGAGTCAAACGACAAAGGgtagaggaagacctagaaaaactattaagaaagatcttgagATTACCGAATTGGATAAAAACatgatattaaataaaatattatggcCGAATTTGATCCATGTATTGAGACTTTGTTTTTGACTGATATTGGCATATATTGAATTCTGTAGTTTTCCATTGTTCAttagttttcttttctttttctctcattttatcAGAACCCCAAAGTCTCTGGTGTCGTGCTAGAAGATTTTGACTCTTCCTTTGTCAACAAGTTCTACCGTAGTCATCTTGATGATTTATGTGAGTTAACCTATGGGCCTGGCATTATTTTTTGGTTACTTGATTGACTTACTCTCATGTCCCATGCCTTCTCATTTGTATAATCTGTATGATTAATGCAGCAAATGTGAACTCATCAGCTGTAGTTGCTGCTGCTTCTCTTGTTGCTCGAACCCTTTACATACTGGCTAGTGAAACTGATGATGTACAAAATTCAACTTTGGCTGCTATAAATGTAAATGTCTCACTTGTTGAACAACTCATGGGTTGCTTGTTGGATTGTGATCCTGGTCTTTCTTGTGAGTTGGTGAAGAAATATATTTCACCCGCTTCAACCTGCGCAAGCAATTATGTTGGTGTTATCTTAGATGAACCTTCATCCACACCTTATCAAGGATACATTAATGATGTTCCTAGGTTCATCTGGAATTTTCTAGCAGACATAACTTCTATCCCAACGGAGAATAATGGCTCAGACTGTCAACAGGGTTGCAGTGGTAGCAATGAAATTTGCATTAAAGCAGAGACTGATGGAAAAGGCGTCTGCACTCTCTCTACAACTAGGTATTTTCTTGTCTAAATGTACTTTATAGATTTAATAAACTAATATATGTTTCTTGGTCCTGAATTTAGGATATATGTTTCTGGTATTCTGTAGTTTCTTATTGGTATTCTTTTGAGGATTAGGCATGTTTGCTATCGTTTAATGCTGTGCTTCTGCCCCAAAAATTGAATCCCCTTTTTTTTAGTGAttaattggtttgtgttttttttttttatcacaattggtttgtttttttttttttatcacaattggtttgtgttttaaaatccGCAGAATTGGATAGGTAATGTATTCATTTTATTCTGGGAACACGACCAAACCATGTATGGAACGTAAAAACCCTGTATGTCTCGACCTTGAGTTCAATTTGCGTTAAAATGAAACTTGGACGTAACCCCAATTCCCCCGTCTGTTTCACTACTTCTGCCTAGCCATTATTCCCATGAAGTACAATCCATGGCTGTTTTCAGATTATAATAATGTCTGAATATTTGtcttttaaattgaatattttataTTTCACAAAGCTGATAAAAGCTGTCAATGGTTGTATAAAATTGGATATTTGCGAATTTCAAATTACATGTTTGTATTTATGTTAGATTGATTTTCAGCACAGCATATACACGCTCGCAGGTTCTGACATTCACGTGCCTTCTCGACGTTTTTCTATTTAGATTAACCCAATAGTTTTTCTATTAAACTCATATTTACTACACTTGGTAATAGTTTAGATTAACTAAATAGTTTTTCTATCAAACTCAAGAGGTTGTGTCCTTCTCGGCGTGCCTCCTAAAATGGATTTGATGCTAGAAACCACACCATTTCTAAGATTTATGTCATAAGCACCATTGTTAAGTTTGCTGATGTACGTCGTTGGGGTAGGCTGCATATTTTCATGTTTAGACTATTCACGAATTATATGCCAACTTCAATTTTCTAGGTACAGCACTTCTTGTTTGGTTGACATGATTAAATGGCTAAGTTGACTGTAATTTTACCTCGATATATAATCTTTTGCAGGTATGTTCCAGCATATTCGACACGATTAAAATTTGAATCAGGAGTATGGAGTATTTTGCCCCCCAATGCCTCAGATAACATGGGTGTCGTAGACCCAGTCTGGACAGAAAGCAACTGGAATTCATTAGGCATTCGGGTTTACACGGTCCAAACTGCTGCTTACGATTGGGTTGTTCTGTTTGGGGGAATTGCTCTTACAATCTTGGCATACCTTGCAATAGCAGTTAC
It contains:
- the LOC131625517 gene encoding nicastrin, with the translated sequence MALTFFFLFFFSHLLSSNSGQSAPMESVPDLQNTMYTDVDGFPCVRLLSLSGTIGCSNPGRDKVVAPIVRFEDVDHVSELSSILVSFDEFPAFFARLSDDPSFASKVGGVLVEPVIDSQKKLNGFSPDKKFPQAEFAPYHNISYEWNPIGSDIMWKSYNFPVFLLTESGAKILQEFVLKSKDKKEAYTANVAEFDLVMQTMKSGTHDSESCLKEGTCLPLGGYSVWSSLPPINVSSLKPPKPIILTVASMDSASFFRDKSLGADSPISGLIALLAAADALSRLDGLGGLSKQLVFVVFTGEAWGYLGSRRFLVELDEHSDAVHGLNHSLIEKVFEIGSVGKGLNQGAKNYFAHAEGDSSATNQIMAALKHAQESLPSEDINIASASVSNPGIPPSSLMTFLNKNPKVSGVVLEDFDSSFVNKFYRSHLDDLSNVNSSAVVAAASLVARTLYILASETDDVQNSTLAAINVNVSLVEQLMGCLLDCDPGLSCELVKKYISPASTCASNYVGVILDEPSSTPYQGYINDVPRFIWNFLADITSIPTENNGSDCQQGCSGSNEICIKAETDGKGVCTLSTTRYVPAYSTRLKFESGVWSILPPNASDNMGVVDPVWTESNWNSLGIRVYTVQTAAYDWVVLFGGIALTILAYLAIAVTRTLVAKATKRD